Proteins encoded within one genomic window of Gadus macrocephalus chromosome 18, ASM3116895v1:
- the LOC132446633 gene encoding dual specificity protein phosphatase 13-like — MSSVKDESKQYMTVKDLQKVLDSCNLQLHQVDEVWPNIYIGNVHVAQNRSALQKLGITHVLNAAHSKRGSIGDQRFYGNDIVYCGIPADDSTYFDIDVYFKPAADFIHKALKSPDGKVLVHCIMGLSRSSTLVLAYLMIHRHLPLRRALKNLVKKRAIYPNRNFLALLLDLDLQLKRKERTCDIL, encoded by the exons ATGTCCTCCGTGAAAGACGAGAGTAAACAGTACATGACAGTGAAGGATTTGCAGAAAGTTTTGGACTCGTGCAATCTACAGCTACATCAAGTGGATGAGGTTTGGCCCAACATCTACATCGGGAATGT ACACGTAGCCCAGAACAGGAGTGCTTTGCAGAAACTAGGTATTACTCATGTGTTGAACGCTGCCCATTCCAAACGAGGCAGCATTGGGGACCAAAGATTTTACGGCAACGACATCGTGTATTGTGGCATTCCCGCTGATGATTCCACCTACTTTGACATCGACGTTTACTTCAAACCTGCTGCCGATTTCATTCACAAGGCACTGAAATCTCCAGATG gCAAGGTTCTAGTGCACTGCATCATGGGCCTGAGCCGGTCCTCAACCTTAGTGCTGGCCTACCTCATGATCCACCgtcacctccccctccgtcGGGCCCTGAAGAACCTGGTGAAGAAGAGAGCCATCTACCCCAACCGCAACTTCCTGGCTCTGCTGCTGGACCTCGACCTGCAGCTGAAGAGAAAGGAAAGAACGTGTGACATCCTGTAA